The Malassezia vespertilionis chromosome 2, complete sequence genomic sequence gcgcggcgcgccttgtggCTCGACTATCTCGCCTGGGCACACTCCGCTGCCGTGGTTCCAGCCGCCGACGGtaaagaggcgcgcaaaaaaaagCTAGCCGCGTCGCACTGGTCGTGGGAGACGCACGAGGCGGCCGTTGTTGAAACgggtgcgctgcttgcctcttcgcagctcgtcggcacggcgcggctcgaGGCACAAGCGCTTCATGATGCCGTCGTCGAGCAGTTTGCCCTCTTTTCCTCCACCGACGTCGCTACACTGCACGATGCCGAGCGGGATGcgagcaagcgccgtgcgctgcaatccattttcgagcgcggctcgccgagcatcGCCTGCGTCCTCGAGCTTGCATTGCGTGAATCCACGCTGTTAACGATCCATACTGAAGCGGCGGCCAAAGGGATCCAGGAGCGCACCTTGATGCTCTATCGCCGGGCATTGGACATGGCCGAGCGCACGGACGCAGACATTGTGCACATATGGACTTTGTACCTCGCGTTCCTCCTGGAAATTCAGGACATGCGCACAGTAatggaggcgctgcagcgtgcgcaggaGCATGTAGCGGCCTTTGCGCCTCCGGgcagcgtgcatgcgctcgagcaagcgTGGCACTCGCTCCTCCACGCCCGTAGCTCGCTCGCGCCATAGCCTCCACATAGCTCCACATGCACGTGTGgcgacgcgacgcgacgcgcctACTTTTTTGCGACCATGTTCCGTACGGCAGCGCCGGCCCAGGTGCCCGAGCTGCATGGGTTTGGCAAACCGAGTGCACAGGTGGCCCACCACCCGTCGAGAGGCAGCGCACTTCTGCCGTATCCATTCCGCCTGAACATGTACAACGTGCCGCCCATGCAAGATATCACCGTCGACGAATTTGAGAGCTGGGCGCTGGACCGCTTGCGTGTGCTCTCCGAGATCGAGGCCGCATCTGCACGGAACCAGCCGTGGCAAGAGACTAAGGCGGTGattgagcggcgcatgaaCGAGTTCCTTCCGCTGCGCTCCAACGCTGTCGCACTTTCTGGCACCGTCAcgacggcgtcgagcaaaaCAAAAGAGTTGCTCAAAGAGCGCGTCAAAGACCACGTTTCGCACTTTGTACTGCGACTCGCATTTTCACGCACAGaagagctgcgccgcaggtTTCTGCTTGTTGAATCGTCTCTCTTCCGCTGGAAATTGGAGACGGagcaccttgccgagcgcgaagcctttttgcgcacgcaagaTTTCGGGTGGCAGGTCGTATctgccgaggagcagcagcggcaccgcgagcagctgcttgctgtgcatccgcgccttgcgcccACGTTTGCCGCGGAGTCGTTCCTGCAAGTGCCTTGGTACCGCGTGCCGGAATTggtcgagcggcgcaaggtaTTTGTGCACCGCGGCACCGCATGGATCCCCTCCAAGGAGCAAGGGAGCCTGATTATCGCCGAATTTCATGCGCAGCTTCAAGCACAGCTTGAAAGTACggcacgcgctttgccgcgcctcgacgaAGACGACCGGCTGATGCCGGTTTTGGAGCATTTGAGCATGGGGTCCATGGTCGCTGCATCCTCCGACTATACCAACGCAGCGCTTGTTAGTGTCGACGGCAGCAGCGTGACAATTAGTGCAGAGATGGTCGAGCACCTCATCCGGAAGCACGCGCCGATTTGCATGCGCCACTTGCAAGAAACGCTTACGCAGACGCACCATCTGCGCCACTATGGGCGTCTGCAGTACAATCTGTTCCTCAAAGAACTTGGTCTTCCTGTGGAAGAAGCGCTCCTCttttggcgccgctcgttTAGCAGCATGACCGACGATAAATTTACCAAAGAGCATCGCTACAATATCCGACACGGCTACGGGCTCGA encodes the following:
- the PRI2 gene encoding 4-nitrophenylphosphatase (EggNog:ENOG503NWKN; COG:L; BUSCO:EOG092626HU); its protein translation is MFRTAAPAQVPELHGFGKPSAQVAHHPSRGSALLPYPFRLNMYNVPPMQDITVDEFESWALDRLRVLSEIEAASARNQPWQETKAVIERRMNEFLPLRSNAVALSGTVTTASSKTKELLKERVKDHVSHFVLRLAFSRTEELRRRFLLVESSLFRWKLETEHLAEREAFLRTQDFGWQVVSAEEQQRHREQLLAVHPRLAPTFAAESFLQVPWYRVPELVERRKVFVHRGTAWIPSKEQGSLIIAEFHAQLQAQLESTARALPRLDEDDRLMPVLEHLSMGSMVAASSDYTNAALVSVDGSSVTISAEMVEHLIRKHAPICMRHLQETLTQTHHLRHYGRLQYNLFLKELGLPVEEALLFWRRSFSSMTDDKFTKEHRYNIRHGYGLEGRRLNYPAKSCARIITQDQPGPQDTHGCPFRHFSPANLSAALGTYYQVSPDDQAEIVQAAKQGHYQIACSRLFEITHAKEGVKRSDGLGQGESVSHPNRYMEASWRLAQQAANRDTEGP